Within Chiloscyllium punctatum isolate Juve2018m unplaced genomic scaffold, sChiPun1.3 scaffold_176, whole genome shotgun sequence, the genomic segment TAACCCCTGAGGCCGGTGTGCGCCAGGGGAAGGGGGGAACGGATGGAgctgccccccctccctccccctcccccctcccactccccctcccccctcccccctcccactccccctccccctcccccctccccctccccctccccctccccctccccggtgACCCACCTCCTCCACGGTCTGACTCTCCGTCGCCACCTGGCAGGTGCGGAGGGCGGTGACGTCGTGGAGGCGCCCGCCCAGCCGCACCCCGCTGATGTAGTGGGTGCCGTAGGTGCGCAGGAAGCGCTGGTAGAAGAAGCGGGAGGAGGGCCCCGGGCGGCGGGGGAGGGCGCGGGCCAGCCGCAGGAACTGGCCGGAGGGCCGCGGCCGGTGCACCAGCCGGTACTCGTAGAGCTGGCACTGGAAGGTGTGGGCGGTGAAGCTGTAGCGGTCCGTGGAGCTGCGGCGCCGGGCGAACTCCGCCATCTTGGATTGGGTGCCCGCCACCCTCACCTTGGCGCCCGTCTCCGGCTTCAGGTTGAGGTCCAGGCCGGCGCTCCAggacttgtccaccaccgaggcGCCCGAGTCCTCCAGCTCGCCCACCGACTCGTAGAGCTGGCTGCTGAGGTGCCGCTGGCAGGAGGGCCGGGTCCGCCAATCGGTGACCTGCCGGGGCAGGCGCTGCGGTGCCCCCTCCATCTGGGAGTTGC encodes:
- the LOC140471872 gene encoding LOW QUALITY PROTEIN: perforin-1-like (The sequence of the model RefSeq protein was modified relative to this genomic sequence to represent the inferred CDS: inserted 1 base in 1 codon); the encoded protein is MTVRPTFSPALLLVLLWAAGGHASCFTGTANECRRASPVPGADLAGXGYDVVTLRRTGAFAVDVQTWRRRDGTCTLCRNSQMEGAPQRLPRQVTDWRTRPSCQRHLSSQLYESVGELEDSGASVVDKSWSAGLDLNLKPETGAKVRVAGTQSKMAEFARRRSSTDRYSFTAHTFQCQLYEYRLVHRPRPSGQFLRLARALPRRPGPSSRFFYQRFLRTYGTHYISGVRLGGRLHDVTALRTCQVATESQTVEE